A single region of the Terriglobales bacterium genome encodes:
- the purD gene encoding phosphoribosylamine--glycine ligase, producing MKVLVIGSGGREHALVWKLRQSNRVERVYCAPGNGGICAAAECVASDLHSLDSMLEAAHRIQPDLTVVGPEGPLSLGVVDEFRRRGLRIFGPTASAARLESSKSFAKEFMYRHRIPTARYAICDSADDVRKNLDQFTGHIVVKADGLAAGKGVVIARNREEAVAAATDMLTGKMVGEAGARVVLEEFLEGDELSFLVLSDGERVTPLVAAQDHKRVGDGDTGPNTGGMGAYSTPELVDDQMRDWLVNHIARPVVAGMREEGAEYRGVLYCGLIMTPRGPMVLEFNARFGDPETQPTVMRLDSDLLGAFIASIEGRVSDGDFKWSHDSTVAVVLASGGYPGQFEIGKRISGLEEAEAMENVVIFHSGTNFRDGAYYTAGGRVLSVCARDSNLRLAIDRAYAACAKIRFDGMHYRTDIGARALKQAGG from the coding sequence ATGAAAGTGCTGGTCATCGGCAGCGGCGGGCGCGAACACGCGCTGGTCTGGAAGCTGCGACAGTCAAATCGCGTGGAACGCGTCTATTGCGCGCCCGGAAATGGCGGTATCTGCGCCGCAGCCGAGTGCGTCGCTTCCGACCTGCATAGCCTGGATTCCATGCTCGAGGCCGCGCACCGCATCCAGCCCGATCTCACCGTGGTTGGTCCCGAGGGGCCGCTGTCGCTCGGCGTGGTCGACGAATTTCGCCGTCGCGGCCTGCGCATCTTTGGGCCCACCGCATCGGCCGCGCGCCTGGAATCCAGCAAGAGCTTTGCCAAGGAATTCATGTACCGCCACCGCATTCCCACGGCACGGTACGCAATCTGCGACTCTGCCGACGACGTGCGCAAGAACCTCGACCAGTTCACCGGGCACATCGTGGTCAAGGCAGACGGCCTGGCAGCGGGCAAGGGCGTCGTCATCGCCCGCAATCGCGAGGAAGCCGTCGCCGCTGCCACCGACATGCTGACCGGCAAGATGGTCGGCGAGGCCGGCGCGCGCGTGGTGCTGGAAGAATTCCTCGAAGGCGACGAGCTTTCCTTCCTCGTCCTCAGCGACGGCGAGCGCGTCACCCCGCTGGTCGCGGCGCAGGATCACAAGCGTGTCGGCGACGGCGACACCGGCCCCAACACCGGCGGCATGGGCGCCTATTCCACGCCGGAACTGGTGGACGACCAGATGCGCGACTGGCTGGTGAACCACATCGCGCGTCCGGTGGTTGCCGGCATGCGCGAGGAAGGCGCGGAATACCGCGGCGTCCTCTACTGCGGCTTGATCATGACCCCTCGCGGGCCGATGGTTCTGGAGTTCAACGCGCGCTTCGGCGATCCCGAAACGCAGCCGACCGTCATGCGCCTCGACAGCGACCTGCTGGGGGCCTTTATCGCCTCCATTGAGGGACGCGTCAGCGACGGCGACTTCAAGTGGTCTCATGACTCCACCGTCGCGGTCGTACTGGCGTCCGGTGGCTACCCCGGCCAGTTCGAAATCGGCAAGCGGATCTCCGGCCTCGAGGAAGCGGAGGCCATGGAAAACGTCGTCATCTTTCATTCGGGAACCAACTTTCGCGATGGCGCCTATTACACCGCGGGCGGGCGAGTGCTCAGCGTCTGCGCCCGCGACAGTAACTTGCGTCTCGCCATCGATCGCGCTTACGCCGCCTGCGCCAAGATCCGCTTCGACGGCATGCATTACCGAACCGACATCGGCGCGCGCGCCTTGAAACAGGCCGGCGGCTGA